In the genome of Staphylococcus durrellii, one region contains:
- a CDS encoding MarR family winged helix-turn-helix transcriptional regulator — protein sequence MVKNIRSHIEFMGGFLDDINTLLAKLLKDLREEYNISKEQENVIMMLEKDKALTLTEITERQDVNKAAVSRRIKKLIQSGLVEWDKTEAHLDQRLKYIKLTEKGKQFSNECKSIISDIVSDMLYDLSEEQIEQARYVLEIIDDRLKNFNINS from the coding sequence ATGGTTAAAAATATAAGAAGTCATATAGAGTTCATGGGCGGTTTTTTAGATGATATTAATACTTTGTTAGCTAAATTACTCAAAGATTTAAGGGAAGAATATAATATTTCAAAAGAACAAGAAAATGTTATTATGATGTTGGAAAAAGACAAAGCTTTAACATTGACTGAAATTACAGAACGACAAGACGTTAATAAAGCAGCAGTGAGTCGTAGAATAAAAAAACTAATACAATCTGGATTAGTTGAGTGGGACAAGACAGAAGCTCATTTGGATCAAAGATTAAAGTATATTAAGTTGACAGAAAAAGGCAAGCAATTTAGCAATGAATGTAAATCTATTATTAGTGATATTGTAAGTGATATGCTTTACGATCTATCAGAAGAGCAAATCGAACAAGCACGTTATGTATTAGAAATAATAGATGACAGATTGAAAAACTTTAATATTAATAGCTAA